The genomic region TAGGTTTCCTCGCTGCCGAGAAAACCGCACACGATTTGCGCCGGCTCACCGCCTCCGCCGTGCATAATTTTTGCCAGCCCCCCATCCGGTGACGGCTGAATGAGATGACGCGCGTTTGTCGGTACCAGACCCGCGTCGCTGGCGAGTGTATGAACATCGTTTCTGGGCAGCAGTACGATCTCGCCGGCCCGCACCTCGACTGTAGGTTCGCTGTCGACGCTGAGCAGAAATTTTCCGGCGATGACGAAGTGGTAAGCGATCAGCAGCGAGGGCTTGACCGCGAAGGTCACGCAGTCCTCAGCGACGATCTGCGTATGGACGCTCCACGGCGCGGTGAACCGCGCATCCAGAAAAATGCCGCCGGTCAGGCGAACCGATCGAAGCACTTCCGATAGCGGATCGATCATTAGGCTAATCTCAGATTTGGACGATCGGTCAACTGATCCGGCTGGGCGATCATTCACCGTGGCGGTCCCCGCGCTTATACGGGGCTCATGAATGAACTGCCAAGCAACCGATTCCTCCACGTTTCCTTGAGACGCTGTCCAGACGGTCAGGCGGACGCGGAACCGGTTGCGGAAGAATGGAAAAGCGGGACGCCACGACGGGGTTCTGGATGGCAGCCAAGCAGACGGATATCCCGATCATGAGCATCGCGCAGGCTACCGCAACCGTCACGCCGTATATCGATTTCTGGAACGCGGTACTGGCTCCGAAATTCAATGCGTGGCGGCACATCCTCGCCGGCGGCCTTCACCTGCATAGCGCTAAAGTCTTCCCGTCGCTGCCGATCAGAGCCGGCGACAGGGCCCTGGATGTGGGATGTGGCTGGGGCGACACCGCAATTGAACTTGCGCGGCGCGTCGGACCGACCGGATCCGTCCTCGGCCTCGATTGCTGCAATGCCT from Bradyrhizobium lupini harbors:
- a CDS encoding cupin domain-containing protein, which produces MIDPLSEVLRSVRLTGGIFLDARFTAPWSVHTQIVAEDCVTFAVKPSLLIAYHFVIAGKFLLSVDSEPTVEVRAGEIVLLPRNDVHTLASDAGLVPTNARHLIQPSPDGGLAKIMHGGGGEPAQIVCGFLGSEETYNPLIAALPRVLKLDIREGSHATGSRLQCDMQPAN